In a single window of the Paracoccus alcaliphilus genome:
- a CDS encoding IS5-like element ISPme2 family transposase (programmed frameshift), translating to METSVARNLMSNDEWAFFERFILAVRSPNGRKPTNHRLVLDGIFWIARTGSPWRDLPEEFGKWSSVYRQFRRWTLAGLWEQILEALNESRIVPDALQMIDSTVVRAHHQAAGGKRGTPRQGFGRSRGGFTTKIHLRVNAAGLPMRTEITAGQTSDYLGFDLVMADNLPEPSVLLADRGYDSDNIRKTMEVRDVVPVIPMRKTRKLRVAVDRRLYRLRNLVERCFNKLKNARRVATRYDKTAESFLGFIDITSIRLWLRHLST from the exons ATGGAGACCAGCGTGGCACGAAACCTGATGTCGAACGACGAGTGGGCGTTCTTTGAACGCTTCATCCTGGCTGTCCGTTCTCCGAACGGCCGCAAGCCCACGAACCATCGGCTTGTTCTGGATGGGATTTTCTGGATCGCCCGAACGGGGTCGCCCTGGCGCGACCTGCCGGAAGAGTTCGGCAAATGGTCGTCTGTCTATCGGCAGTTCCGGCGCTGGACGTTGGCGGGGCTGTGGGAACAGATCCTGGAGGCGCTGAACGAGAGCCGGATCGTGCCGGATGCGCTGCAGATGATCGACAGCACCGTGGTTCGCGCTCATCATCAGGCAGCGGGCG GCAAAAGGGGGACTCCGCGCCAAGGTTTCGGCCGCTCGCGAGGTGGCTTCACGACCAAGATCCATCTGCGGGTCAATGCGGCAGGCCTGCCCATGAGAACCGAGATCACGGCCGGGCAGACATCGGACTACCTCGGCTTCGATCTGGTCATGGCTGACAACCTGCCCGAGCCAAGCGTTCTGCTCGCAGACCGCGGCTACGACTCCGACAACATCCGCAAGACCATGGAGGTGCGCGACGTGGTGCCGGTCATCCCCATGCGCAAAACCCGGAAGCTACGGGTCGCCGTTGACCGCAGGCTCTACCGCCTGCGCAATCTCGTTGAGCGGTGCTTCAACAAGCTCAAGAATGCCCGTCGCGTCGCCACCCGCTACGACAAGACCGCCGAAAGCTTCCTGGGCTTCATCGACATCACGTCGATCCGCCTCTGGCTCCGCCATTTGTCAACATGA
- a CDS encoding glycosyltransferase family 2 protein: MTLTKTAAVIVTFNRSDKLMRVLDALERQTQIPDLVFVVDNASTDDTQSLVEARATGMPNLRYVRLPKNVGGAGGFHEGMKIAYASGANYLWISDDDAYAEPDALEKLLDAIQKFEADNVWRPSFACSRVEWIDGSLCEMNTPRPVWDWARFVQPQKAWALVDSCSFVSVLVPRWAIESHGLPIADYFIWFDDAEYTRRLSKSYPGIFVPESRVIHDTPDNKGVNYSLVTEKSLWKFKYGARNESSFRAREQGFVGVLSFAWGVRSQLRAGDVPWAIRRQVYQAILRGWSFRPPIRKA, encoded by the coding sequence ATGACACTTACCAAGACAGCCGCCGTCATTGTGACCTTCAACCGCTCGGATAAACTGATGCGGGTTCTGGATGCTCTGGAACGGCAGACGCAGATACCTGATCTGGTTTTCGTGGTGGACAATGCATCGACCGACGATACCCAGTCCCTGGTCGAGGCCCGGGCCACCGGGATGCCTAACTTACGCTATGTACGGCTGCCGAAAAATGTCGGCGGGGCGGGTGGCTTTCACGAGGGAATGAAGATCGCCTATGCCTCCGGGGCAAATTATCTGTGGATTTCGGATGACGATGCCTATGCGGAACCAGATGCGCTGGAAAAACTGCTGGACGCGATCCAGAAATTCGAAGCCGACAATGTCTGGCGTCCCAGTTTTGCCTGTTCCCGGGTAGAATGGATCGACGGAAGCCTGTGCGAAATGAACACGCCCCGTCCCGTCTGGGACTGGGCGCGGTTCGTTCAACCGCAAAAGGCGTGGGCTCTGGTTGATTCCTGTTCTTTTGTCTCGGTGCTGGTGCCCCGTTGGGCAATCGAGTCCCACGGCCTGCCGATCGCGGATTACTTCATCTGGTTCGACGATGCGGAATACACCCGACGGCTGTCAAAATCCTATCCCGGCATCTTCGTGCCCGAAAGCCGCGTCATCCATGACACGCCCGACAACAAGGGCGTTAACTACAGCCTCGTCACGGAAAAGAGTTTGTGGAAGTTCAAATATGGTGCGCGCAACGAGTCCTCATTTCGCGCTCGTGAGCAGGGTTTTGTCGGCGTACTGAGCTTCGCATGGGGGGTAAGGTCACAGTTGAGAGCCGGTGATGTGCCGTGGGCAATCCGCCGTCAGGTCTATCAGGCGATTCTGCGCGGCTGGAGCTTCCGTCCGCCGATCCGGAAAGCCTGA
- a CDS encoding IS701 family transposase, whose amino-acid sequence MSELPVEETLELWALSLRDVKSRMRVLFTQERVAVSAGQFLDGLLGDERRKTGWMRAEAAGDKGPWRQQAILGRVPWDADALRDIVRDYALETLADPDAVLVIDETGFLKQGHASCGVARQYTGSAGKITNCQIGVFAAYVSHHGHAFIDRALYLPKAWTDDPDRRGKAHVPQELGFATKPAIARTMIERALAADVPFSWVAADSVYGVGDIEMALRRAGKGYVLGVSAKHAFNSWGKPYAVAGTAKDIAADLPPVAWRRLSAGSGTKGERLHDWAYIELADLDAEDFDAKFSGLWTRGLLIRRNISDGDLAFFSTWCPQGTSMETLVRIEGHRWAIEDSFETAKNELGLDHNETRSWHGWHRHVSLVMLAFAMMAVIRHHANAAPPPKTMRRPHRHP is encoded by the coding sequence ATGTCGGAATTGCCTGTCGAGGAAACGCTTGAACTGTGGGCTTTGTCGCTTCGGGATGTGAAGTCGCGGATGCGGGTGCTGTTCACACAGGAACGGGTTGCGGTATCGGCTGGTCAGTTTCTCGATGGTCTGCTGGGAGACGAACGGCGCAAGACCGGATGGATGCGGGCGGAAGCCGCTGGCGACAAGGGTCCGTGGCGGCAGCAGGCGATCCTCGGTCGGGTTCCTTGGGATGCCGATGCCTTGCGCGACATCGTGCGCGACTATGCGCTGGAAACGCTGGCCGATCCGGATGCGGTGCTGGTGATTGATGAGACCGGATTTCTGAAACAGGGACATGCCTCCTGTGGTGTTGCACGCCAATACACCGGCTCGGCGGGCAAGATCACCAATTGCCAGATCGGGGTCTTTGCCGCTTATGTCTCGCACCATGGGCACGCCTTCATCGACCGGGCGCTCTATCTGCCGAAGGCCTGGACGGACGATCCCGACCGGCGCGGCAAGGCCCATGTGCCGCAGGAACTCGGCTTTGCCACCAAACCCGCGATTGCCCGCACCATGATCGAGCGGGCGCTGGCTGCGGATGTGCCGTTTTCCTGGGTAGCGGCGGACAGCGTCTATGGGGTCGGCGATATCGAGATGGCGCTGCGGCGTGCTGGCAAGGGATATGTGCTTGGGGTCAGCGCAAAGCATGCGTTCAACTCCTGGGGCAAGCCCTATGCCGTTGCCGGAACCGCGAAGGATATCGCCGCGGACCTACCCCCGGTTGCCTGGCGACGCCTTTCGGCGGGGTCAGGTACCAAGGGAGAACGCCTCCATGACTGGGCCTATATCGAACTGGCCGATCTCGATGCCGAAGATTTCGACGCGAAATTCAGCGGGCTCTGGACACGAGGCCTGCTGATCCGCCGCAATATCTCTGACGGCGATCTGGCCTTCTTCTCAACCTGGTGTCCGCAGGGCACGTCTATGGAAACACTGGTGCGGATCGAGGGCCACCGATGGGCGATCGAGGACAGCTTCGAGACCGCGAAGAACGAGCTTGGCCTCGATCACAACGAGACGCGCTCCTGGCACGGCTGGCACCGCCATGTTTCCCTGGTCATGCTGGCCTTCGCCATGATGGCCGTCATCCGTCATCATGCCAATGCCGCACCGCCCCCAAAAACAATGCGCAGGCCTCATCGCCACCCCTGA